The window CAGCCCGCGAGCAGGGCGCCCAGGCGCTCCACATCGATATTGCCGCCGCTGATCAGCACGCCCACGCGCAGGCCGCGCAGCTGCGCCTTCATCTCGCGCGCCGCCGCGAAGCCCAGGCAGCCAGTAGGCTCCACCACCAGCTTCATGCGCGTGGCGAAGAAGCGCATGGCCTCCACCAGCTGTGCGTCGCTCGCCGTCAGCACGTCGTCGACATCGCGGCGGATGACGGCAAAGGTGTGCTGCCCCAGGTGCTGCGTCTGCGCGCCGTCGGCAATCGTCCTGGGCGTGTCGATGTGGACGATGCTGCCGCTGCGAAAGGACTGCTGCCCGTCGTTGCCCGCCTCGGGCTCCACGCCGTAGAGCTTGCACTGCGGCGCGAGCGCCCGCGTGGCCAGCGCGGAGCCGGAGAGCAGCCCGCCGCCGCCGAGCGGCACGAACAGCGCATCGAGCGGGCCCGCTTCCTCGAACAGCTCCTTCGCCGCCGTGCCCTGGCCGGCCATCACGTCGGGGTGGTCGTAGGGCGGGATCAGCGTCATGCCGTGTTTCTGCGCCAGGTCGCGCCCGATCTGCTCCCGGTCGTCCTTGTAGCGGTCGTAAATCACCACCTGCCCGCCGTAGCCCTTGGTCGCCGCCACCTTCGCGGCTGGCGCATCGTGGGGCATCACGATGGTGGCGGGCATGCCGAGGATGCGCGCCGCCAGCGCGATCGCCTGCGCATGGTTGCCCGAGGAGAAAGCCACCACGCCGCCGCGCCGTTGCTCGTCGTCGAACTTCGCGAGCGCATTGAAGGCACCGCGGAACTTGAAGGCGCCCATGCGCTGCAGGTTCTCGCACTTGAAGAAGAGCTGCGCGCCCAATTCCTCATCGGCGGTGCGCGAGCGCAGGACCGGCGTGCGATGGGCGTGGCCTTCGAGCCGCCGCGCGGCGGCGGCGACATCGTCGTAGGTGGGAAGGTTCAGGGTGCCTGGCATGGCGATGGTTCCTGTGTCCTGGACGGATTGCTATGTGTGGGCGAATCGTCGAAGCCGCCTCGAATCGCCGGCCATTCTATTGAGACGATGGCCTGATCGATTCGCCGCGCGCGTCGTGATTTTTCCCTTGCTGCCCTGTTCGCAGGACGCCGACCTGCCGATACACAAGCATGAGCACGTGGAAGACGCCGGCCATGGGCGCGCCGAACTACCGAATCCTGCAGCGCGAAGGCTGCACGGTCGTGTACGGCCACATGCCGCTGGGTGCCTGGCTGCGCCTGTTGCGCCAGGCCAGCGACCTGCATGTGCTGCATGCCGACGTGGCGCGCATGCTGGGCGCCACCGCCGTCATCGGCCCGGCCGAGGGGCTC is drawn from Variovorax sp. PBS-H4 and contains these coding sequences:
- a CDS encoding threo-3-hydroxy-L-aspartate ammonia-lyase; translated protein: MPGTLNLPTYDDVAAAARRLEGHAHRTPVLRSRTADEELGAQLFFKCENLQRMGAFKFRGAFNALAKFDDEQRRGGVVAFSSGNHAQAIALAARILGMPATIVMPHDAPAAKVAATKGYGGQVVIYDRYKDDREQIGRDLAQKHGMTLIPPYDHPDVMAGQGTAAKELFEEAGPLDALFVPLGGGGLLSGSALATRALAPQCKLYGVEPEAGNDGQQSFRSGSIVHIDTPRTIADGAQTQHLGQHTFAVIRRDVDDVLTASDAQLVEAMRFFATRMKLVVEPTGCLGFAAAREMKAQLRGLRVGVLISGGNIDVERLGALLAG